A window of Aerococcus urinae contains these coding sequences:
- a CDS encoding DUF896 domain-containing protein: MDELLKRINELAKKQKEDGLTAEEKEEQTQLRQEYLKIFRGNFKNIMMNTKVIDPEGTDITPEKLKKAQAEHHGKGQSK, encoded by the coding sequence ATGGACGAATTACTCAAACGCATCAATGAACTAGCTAAAAAACAAAAAGAAGACGGCTTAACTGCTGAAGAAAAGGAAGAACAAACACAACTTCGTCAAGAATACTTGAAGATCTTCCGCGGTAACTTCAAAAACATCATGATGAATACCAAGGTCATCGATCCTGAAGGTACCGACATTACCCCAGAAAAACTTAAAAAAGCCCAAGCGGAACACCATGGTAAAGGACAAAGTAAATAA
- a CDS encoding type II toxin-antitoxin system HicB family antitoxin codes for MLVYPAIFEREDKYIIVKFPDIPAAMTQGEDLSQAYEKAVEVLGAALEDYDDYPEPSPIESVSEQFPDSDLALIGVDLVAYRRKYHSKTVRKTVTVPEWLNDLAIAKQINFSQTLTEALKEKLGV; via the coding sequence GTGTTGGTATATCCAGCTATCTTTGAAAGAGAAGATAAATATATTATTGTCAAATTTCCTGATATTCCAGCAGCGATGACCCAAGGTGAGGACCTATCACAAGCCTATGAAAAGGCTGTGGAAGTTTTAGGCGCTGCTCTTGAAGACTATGATGATTATCCTGAACCGAGCCCGATTGAAAGTGTTAGTGAACAGTTTCCAGATAGTGATCTTGCCCTTATTGGGGTTGACTTAGTTGCTTATCGGCGTAAATATCACTCAAAAACAGTGCGTAAGACGGTTACCGTACCTGAATGGTTGAATGATTTAGCTATCGCCAAACAAATTAACTTTTCGCAAACTTTAACTGAGGCCCTCAAAGAAAAATTAGGGGTCTAA
- the rimI gene encoding ribosomal protein S18-alanine N-acetyltransferase: protein MWKECFDRWLFQLGNKITQLFADEPGQALSQQIDLDKSTLTYGLDQELDLAISDSEWIDQMVALERAAYDGHQMWSKKDIYNDMLYHPSTFYLQAFKEKELLAFVGCRRDKESIHISNLAVLPSYQSLGIGSKLLDLVKHLAPDLERHAITLEVRLSNEGAQKFYLREGFKATGKMERYYRDNHEDALTLTWQDDAHQVAQEDEANHSLPPTRGQAHPQD, encoded by the coding sequence ATGTGGAAAGAATGCTTTGATCGTTGGCTCTTTCAACTGGGCAATAAAATTACCCAGTTATTTGCTGATGAACCTGGCCAGGCTTTGAGTCAGCAGATCGATTTGGATAAGTCTACTTTGACTTATGGCTTAGACCAGGAGCTTGATTTAGCGATATCCGATTCGGAGTGGATTGACCAAATGGTGGCTCTAGAGCGGGCAGCTTATGATGGGCATCAGATGTGGTCCAAGAAGGATATCTATAATGATATGCTTTACCATCCGTCAACTTTTTACCTACAAGCCTTTAAGGAAAAAGAACTGCTGGCCTTTGTAGGTTGTCGGCGGGACAAAGAATCGATTCATATTTCGAATTTGGCCGTACTACCCAGCTACCAGTCCTTGGGGATTGGGTCCAAGCTCTTAGACTTGGTCAAACACTTAGCCCCTGATTTGGAACGCCATGCGATTACCTTAGAAGTTCGTTTATCCAATGAAGGTGCTCAGAAATTTTATTTACGAGAGGGGTTTAAGGCAACGGGGAAGATGGAGCGTTACTATCGTGATAACCACGAAGATGCCCTCACTCTGACTTGGCAAGATGATGCCCATCAGGTTGCCCAAGAAGATGAAGCAAATCATAGTCTACCACCGACCCGAGGCCAAGCTCATCCCCAGGATTAG
- a CDS encoding ABC-F family ATP-binding cassette domain-containing protein — MIVLQGSKLMRRFGSDILFQDVQMTIQDNSRTALVGRNGTGKSTLLKMLAGIEEPDQGQVTRAKGKTIAYMDQHAAIENSQRTIYEEMRSVFKESIALIHHAEQAAQDLADAHDEASYQEALKRYDQLQEEVNQSNAYGYDSEIRMVLHGFQFPESDYDKPINQLSGGQRTRLALAKVLLEKRDILILDEPTNHLDIETLTWLEDYLPSYPGALLIVSHDRYFLDHVTNETYEMTGHSMEYYKGNYSFYLKEKAVRLESWQKAYDKQQKKIAKLEDYVARNLVRASTTKMAQSRRKQLEKMPKIEKPKQDEKSPHIQFLTDKASGNVVLTADHLGIGYDDHLLSYPIEMDIRKQQAIAVVGPNGVGKSTLLKTIIQEIPAIKGEIHYGANVTIGYYDQELAKLHSNKDVLHELWDDHPTINEENIRTILGSFLFSGQDVEKSVAMLSGGEKARLALAKLSFNHDNFLVLDEPTNHLDIDSKEILENALIAYDGTLLFVSHDRYFINRIATQVLEISPEGSTLYLGDYDYYLNKKAEQEARLEEENKENQASLTEEKSAPSQSAQAYQNRKERQKEERKLQRQSKKIEASIEGLDEEIAEIQEKMTDPDILQNYYELNQLDQSLKDTQAQQEELFKEWELVQSQLENFNQ; from the coding sequence ATGATTGTACTACAAGGATCAAAACTCATGCGACGTTTTGGCTCCGATATTCTTTTCCAAGATGTCCAAATGACCATCCAAGATAATAGTCGTACTGCCTTAGTCGGGCGAAACGGTACCGGTAAATCCACCCTACTTAAAATGTTAGCGGGCATTGAAGAACCTGACCAAGGGCAAGTCACCCGGGCCAAGGGCAAGACCATTGCCTACATGGACCAACATGCCGCCATTGAAAACAGTCAACGGACAATTTATGAAGAAATGCGGTCGGTTTTTAAAGAATCCATCGCCCTCATCCACCATGCTGAGCAAGCCGCTCAAGACTTGGCCGATGCCCATGATGAAGCATCCTACCAAGAGGCCCTCAAACGCTATGACCAATTACAAGAAGAAGTCAACCAAAGTAATGCCTATGGGTATGATTCCGAGATTCGCATGGTCCTCCACGGCTTTCAATTTCCTGAGTCAGATTACGACAAACCCATCAACCAATTATCTGGTGGTCAACGGACTCGGCTAGCCCTGGCCAAGGTCCTCCTCGAAAAACGCGATATTCTTATCCTCGACGAACCCACCAACCACTTAGACATTGAAACCCTGACATGGCTTGAAGACTACTTGCCTTCTTATCCTGGAGCCCTATTAATTGTTAGCCACGACCGTTATTTCCTAGACCATGTCACCAACGAGACCTATGAAATGACCGGACACAGTATGGAATATTATAAGGGGAATTATTCCTTCTACCTCAAAGAAAAGGCTGTTCGCCTCGAAAGCTGGCAAAAGGCCTATGATAAGCAACAAAAGAAAATTGCCAAGTTAGAAGACTATGTAGCGCGTAACCTGGTCCGAGCTTCGACCACCAAGATGGCCCAGAGTCGGCGTAAGCAACTCGAAAAGATGCCCAAAATTGAAAAGCCTAAACAGGACGAAAAAAGTCCCCATATTCAATTTCTAACGGACAAAGCCAGTGGTAACGTGGTCCTTACCGCCGACCACTTAGGCATTGGTTACGATGATCACTTACTTTCCTATCCGATTGAGATGGATATTAGAAAGCAACAAGCTATTGCAGTGGTGGGACCCAACGGCGTGGGTAAATCTACCCTCTTAAAAACCATTATCCAAGAAATTCCCGCCATCAAAGGGGAAATTCACTATGGGGCAAATGTGACCATTGGCTACTATGACCAAGAATTAGCCAAACTCCACAGCAATAAGGATGTCCTCCACGAACTTTGGGATGACCATCCGACCATTAACGAGGAAAACATTCGTACCATCCTGGGGTCTTTCCTCTTTTCCGGACAAGACGTGGAAAAATCGGTAGCTATGTTGAGCGGAGGAGAGAAGGCCCGGCTTGCCCTAGCCAAACTCTCCTTTAACCATGATAATTTCTTAGTCCTTGACGAACCGACCAACCACTTGGATATTGATTCTAAGGAAATTCTCGAAAATGCCCTGATTGCCTATGATGGAACCTTGCTCTTTGTTAGCCACGACCGCTACTTTATTAATCGGATTGCTACCCAAGTGCTTGAAATCAGTCCAGAGGGTTCCACCCTCTACCTGGGCGATTATGATTATTATCTCAATAAAAAAGCCGAGCAGGAAGCGCGGCTAGAAGAAGAAAACAAAGAAAATCAAGCCAGTCTTACTGAAGAAAAGTCAGCACCCAGCCAGTCCGCCCAAGCCTATCAAAATCGTAAGGAACGCCAAAAGGAAGAAAGAAAACTCCAACGACAAAGCAAAAAAATTGAAGCAAGTATTGAAGGCTTAGATGAAGAAATAGCAGAGATCCAGGAAAAAATGACTGATCCTGATATTTTACAAAATTACTATGAATTAAACCAACTCGACCAATCTCTTAAAGACACACAAGCCCAACAGGAAGAGCTCTTTAAGGAATGGGAACTTGTGCAAAGTCAGTTGGAAAATTTTAACCAATAG
- the tsaD gene encoding tRNA (adenosine(37)-N6)-threonylcarbamoyltransferase complex transferase subunit TsaD, translating into MTTILGIESSCDETGAAIVIDGKEMKCNVVATQIKSHMRFGGVVPEIASRHHVEQITQVIDYAMKEADVTWPEIDAVAVTKGPGLVGSLLIGITAAKTLAFAHDKPLIGVNHMAGHIYANNISDQMVFPLLALVVSGGHTELVYMKEDGHYQKIGDTRDDAVGEAYDKVGRILGVPYPGGKRMDEMAQEGQAIYDYPRPMINEDNFDFSYSGLKSAVINHAHNAEQKGEELNPNDVAASFQAAAVEVLVTKTMRAIAAYPVKQLVVAGGVAANSSLRKELESHLAKEHPEVRLSYPPLSLCGDNGAMIAAAAYPQYQKGDFVGLDLDANPGLDLGDEN; encoded by the coding sequence GTGACAACAATATTGGGAATTGAATCAAGCTGTGACGAAACCGGTGCAGCGATCGTTATTGATGGCAAAGAGATGAAGTGTAATGTCGTTGCCACACAAATTAAAAGTCATATGCGTTTTGGTGGAGTAGTTCCAGAGATTGCTAGCCGCCACCATGTCGAGCAAATTACTCAGGTGATTGATTATGCCATGAAGGAAGCGGACGTGACCTGGCCAGAGATCGATGCTGTGGCGGTTACCAAGGGCCCTGGCTTAGTGGGCTCTTTACTGATTGGGATTACCGCCGCTAAGACGCTAGCCTTTGCCCATGACAAGCCCTTAATTGGGGTTAACCATATGGCTGGTCATATCTATGCCAATAATATTTCTGACCAAATGGTTTTCCCATTGCTGGCCTTAGTGGTCAGTGGGGGACATACGGAATTAGTCTATATGAAAGAAGATGGCCACTATCAAAAAATCGGCGATACCCGTGATGACGCTGTGGGGGAAGCCTATGATAAGGTCGGCCGTATCCTGGGAGTGCCTTATCCTGGGGGCAAACGCATGGATGAAATGGCTCAAGAGGGTCAGGCTATTTATGACTATCCCCGCCCCATGATCAATGAGGATAATTTTGATTTTTCCTATAGCGGCCTTAAATCAGCGGTTATTAACCATGCCCATAATGCAGAACAAAAGGGGGAAGAATTGAATCCCAATGATGTGGCAGCTAGTTTCCAAGCGGCTGCCGTGGAGGTCTTAGTGACTAAAACTATGCGGGCCATTGCTGCTTATCCGGTCAAACAATTAGTTGTTGCGGGCGGCGTGGCTGCCAATTCTTCACTCAGAAAAGAGTTAGAGAGTCACTTGGCTAAAGAACATCCTGAAGTGCGCCTCTCCTACCCACCATTAAGTTTATGTGGGGATAATGGTGCCATGATTGCAGCGGCTGCCTACCCGCAATACCAAAAGGGCGACTTTGTCGGCTTAGACTTGGATGCCAACCCAGGTCTAGACTTAGGTGATGAAAATTAG
- the cas5e gene encoding type I-E CRISPR-associated protein Cas5/CasD, whose product MKTLVLKFAGPLQAWGTNSHFETRHTDLYPSKSAVIGLISACLGYKRDDDEHIQSLNALDFAVRIDQQGNLLRDYHTAKKYKNNGKLDRTYVTNRYYLEDAIFLVAIGSENEDLINKIEAALKSPYYQPFMGRRALPLNADFIFQSTDKDVLTILKEIPWQASPWYKKNHSKRLSIYADAYLQTNQPSHQRRDRVHSFSQKGRKFSYRSECRIDIIVKDIGSFGDHDAFSVLKEVD is encoded by the coding sequence GTGAAAACTTTAGTTTTGAAGTTTGCTGGCCCCCTACAAGCCTGGGGGACAAACTCTCATTTTGAAACTAGACATACTGATCTCTATCCTTCAAAAAGTGCAGTTATAGGGTTGATAAGTGCTTGCTTAGGTTATAAACGTGACGACGATGAACATATTCAATCTTTAAATGCCTTAGATTTTGCTGTCCGCATTGATCAACAAGGCAATTTACTTCGTGATTATCATACGGCTAAGAAGTACAAGAATAATGGGAAATTAGACCGAACCTATGTGACCAATAGATATTATTTAGAAGATGCAATTTTTTTAGTGGCAATTGGTTCAGAAAATGAAGATTTAATAAATAAAATTGAAGCTGCGTTAAAGTCTCCTTATTATCAACCCTTTATGGGGCGTCGGGCTCTCCCTTTGAATGCCGATTTTATTTTCCAATCGACAGATAAGGATGTACTGACGATTTTAAAGGAAATCCCTTGGCAAGCGTCTCCTTGGTATAAAAAGAACCATAGTAAACGATTATCGATCTATGCCGATGCTTATTTACAAACAAATCAACCTTCACATCAACGTAGAGATAGAGTCCATTCGTTTTCGCAAAAAGGACGTAAATTTTCTTATCGAAGTGAGTGCCGCATCGACATTATAGTAAAAGACATAGGTAGTTTTGGAGACCATGATGCCTTTTCTGTGTTGAAGGAGGTTGATTAA
- a CDS encoding type II toxin-antitoxin system HicB family antitoxin: MKKSYPALFYFDKEFDGYFISFPDLNDGATQGESISDALYMASEYLGIVLGDALESNKKIPQPSNINDLSLVENYPYKEDINWQDDYDMEKSFISMVVTDVSEYLNLDELVDVTVSIPVWAESLAEGDGFDLSKLLTEAISNKHSNI; this comes from the coding sequence ATGAAAAAATCTTATCCGGCCCTTTTCTATTTTGACAAAGAATTTGACGGCTATTTTATCAGCTTTCCTGATTTGAATGACGGGGCTACCCAAGGAGAAAGTATTTCTGATGCCTTATATATGGCTTCGGAGTATTTAGGGATTGTTTTAGGGGATGCCTTGGAAAGTAATAAAAAAATCCCCCAGCCATCCAATATTAATGATCTATCGCTGGTTGAAAATTATCCCTATAAAGAGGATATTAATTGGCAAGACGACTATGATATGGAAAAATCATTTATATCGATGGTGGTGACGGATGTTTCGGAATATTTAAATCTTGATGAATTAGTTGATGTCACTGTCAGTATTCCGGTTTGGGCTGAAAGTTTAGCTGAGGGAGACGGCTTTGATTTATCAAAGTTACTTACCGAAGCTATTAGTAATAAACATTCCAATATATAA
- a CDS encoding redox-sensing transcriptional repressor Rex: MKEIPRATARRLPLYYRYLHNFKNMGKTRISSSELSDAIKVDSATIRRDFSHFGALGKRGYGYDVEALLDFFSRQLYQDRLTTVALIGVGNLGNALLNYNFKRTNNIRIGAAFDINPEIVGTVHSGVPVYPMSELKERIQEMEILIAIMTVPEKVAQDTVSELGEAGIQGILNFTPVVLDVPEDIHVQNVDLANELQTLIYYIGNRNGNNKKKNSSN, from the coding sequence ATGAAGGAAATTCCACGTGCAACGGCTAGGCGGTTACCGCTTTATTACCGTTACTTGCATAATTTTAAGAACATGGGTAAGACACGGATTTCTTCCAGTGAACTCAGTGACGCGATCAAAGTGGATAGTGCCACTATTCGTCGGGATTTCTCACATTTTGGTGCCCTAGGGAAGCGTGGTTATGGTTATGATGTTGAAGCTCTATTGGACTTCTTTAGTCGCCAACTCTACCAAGACCGCCTCACCACAGTGGCTTTAATCGGGGTCGGTAATTTAGGGAACGCCTTATTAAATTATAACTTTAAACGAACCAATAATATCCGGATTGGGGCGGCCTTTGATATTAATCCTGAGATTGTAGGAACCGTCCATAGTGGGGTACCGGTTTACCCAATGAGTGAATTAAAGGAACGGATTCAAGAAATGGAAATTCTGATTGCTATTATGACTGTTCCGGAAAAAGTCGCCCAAGATACCGTGAGTGAATTAGGTGAAGCCGGTATACAAGGCATCTTGAACTTTACTCCGGTGGTTTTAGATGTTCCTGAAGATATTCATGTCCAAAACGTCGATTTAGCCAATGAGCTGCAAACCCTGATTTACTATATCGGTAATCGCAATGGTAACAATAAAAAGAAAAATTCGTCGAACTAG
- a CDS encoding DUF503 domain-containing protein, whose protein sequence is MVLIGLEVTFIIDQAYTLKDKRRIVKSMVERAQQREKVTAAEIADLDLVNQAVVAFGLVSNSYSKSRQRLLNYLEKIESWYPIEVIHTEWLEA, encoded by the coding sequence ATGGTATTAATTGGTTTAGAAGTCACTTTTATCATTGACCAAGCTTATACTTTGAAGGATAAGCGCCGGATCGTCAAAAGTATGGTGGAGCGGGCCCAACAGCGAGAAAAGGTGACTGCTGCTGAAATTGCTGACTTAGACCTAGTCAACCAAGCGGTGGTCGCTTTTGGCCTAGTTTCTAATTCATACAGCAAGAGCCGGCAGCGCCTGCTGAACTATCTCGAAAAAATTGAAAGCTGGTATCCCATTGAAGTCATTCATACCGAATGGCTAGAAGCTTAA
- the rimI gene encoding ribosomal protein S18-alanine N-acetyltransferase has translation MKQIIVYHRPEAKLIPRISQQALAFYQEAFEQMPHIALDWLERGLASPRLYLFLLLDEKQVVLAAATFQLLADEGELLHFAVSPHRRRQGLGALLLTQALVHLEEQGLARCFLEVRAHNIPAQALYESQCFKCIDQRKNYYQDNHEDAKVYLWERSTSDNNIGN, from the coding sequence ATGAAGCAAATCATAGTCTACCACCGACCCGAGGCCAAGCTCATCCCCAGGATTAGTCAGCAGGCGCTGGCTTTTTACCAGGAGGCCTTTGAGCAGATGCCCCATATCGCTCTAGATTGGTTGGAACGGGGCTTAGCCAGTCCACGGCTCTATTTATTCCTCTTGCTAGATGAAAAGCAAGTCGTCTTAGCAGCAGCCACTTTTCAATTATTGGCAGATGAAGGGGAATTATTGCATTTTGCAGTCAGCCCCCATAGACGTCGGCAGGGCTTGGGGGCCTTACTTTTGACTCAAGCCCTGGTCCACTTAGAAGAACAAGGCTTAGCCCGTTGTTTCTTAGAAGTCCGTGCCCACAACATCCCTGCTCAGGCCTTGTATGAGAGTCAGTGTTTCAAGTGTATTGACCAACGCAAAAACTATTACCAAGATAATCATGAAGATGCAAAAGTTTATTTATGGGAGAGATCGACCAGTGACAACAATATTGGGAATTGA
- the cas2e gene encoding type I-E CRISPR-associated endoribonuclease Cas2e: MPLTVITMRNCPPSLRGDLSKWMQEIATGVYVGNFNSRVREALWERVSQNVGVGEATMSYACRNEIGYQFETINAKRQVIDYEGIPLVLLPNTLEESKTNKKLGFSKVAKQRQAKKYSAYPKNNREEKEQSSYIIIDIETSGLDLLKDSIIEIAALTIKNGEIVKEFECLINYEGKLPLEITSLTGIDDQLLKKEGQKLENVLKEFKAFVGEVDLVGYNISFDIKFINYHLKKLNLPKLNNKSIDLMSFVKKEKLFLPNYKLESALTAYGINEEVPHRALADVHLIYGLALKVNKFLKFMNRQSRS; this comes from the coding sequence ATGCCATTAACTGTAATTACTATGAGGAATTGTCCGCCATCTTTACGTGGTGACCTTAGTAAATGGATGCAGGAAATTGCTACTGGTGTTTACGTTGGTAATTTTAATAGCCGTGTTCGTGAAGCTCTTTGGGAACGCGTGAGTCAAAATGTGGGAGTAGGAGAAGCTACCATGTCCTATGCTTGTCGCAATGAAATTGGCTACCAATTTGAAACGATTAATGCTAAACGCCAAGTAATTGATTATGAAGGTATTCCTCTGGTCCTACTTCCAAATACTTTAGAAGAAAGTAAAACAAATAAAAAACTTGGTTTTAGTAAAGTGGCTAAGCAAAGACAGGCTAAGAAATATTCGGCTTATCCAAAAAATAACCGAGAAGAAAAAGAACAGTCGTCATATATAATTATTGATATTGAAACAAGTGGTTTGGATCTACTGAAAGATTCTATTATAGAAATTGCAGCACTTACGATTAAAAATGGAGAAATAGTTAAGGAATTTGAATGTCTTATAAATTATGAGGGAAAATTGCCTCTTGAAATTACTTCATTAACAGGTATTGATGATCAACTTTTGAAAAAAGAAGGTCAGAAACTAGAAAATGTTTTGAAAGAGTTCAAAGCATTTGTTGGTGAGGTAGATCTTGTTGGCTATAATATTTCCTTTGATATTAAATTTATTAATTATCATCTAAAAAAATTAAACTTACCTAAATTAAATAACAAAAGTATCGATTTAATGAGTTTTGTTAAAAAGGAAAAATTATTTTTGCCTAATTATAAATTAGAATCAGCCCTAACGGCCTACGGGATTAACGAAGAAGTTCCTCATAGAGCTTTAGCTGATGTGCATTTGATTTATGGGTTAGCGCTAAAAGTAAATAAATTTTTAAAATTTATGAATAGACAGTCGCGTAGTTAA
- the tsaB gene encoding tRNA (adenosine(37)-N6)-threonylcarbamoyltransferase complex dimerization subunit type 1 TsaB — translation MRTLAIDTSTVSMSIALIEDQTSKMEITTNTKIKHSKALLPLIKQLFTTVAWEVSDLDRVVVTRGPGSYTGLRIGVTTAKTLAWTLNIPLYSVTSLAAIAANAAEEDGIICPLINARRQTVFAMAYDSNGEEVEGLTMGHYRLADWLDQLKAACPDQSLYFISSDIDQFEELIKEHLGDQAKLLPAEKGVIHAPLLAKLELEEEDVATFLPEYAKLAEAEERWEEKHPEEAAANRGHYVERML, via the coding sequence ATGCGAACATTAGCTATCGATACATCGACGGTTTCTATGAGTATTGCGCTGATTGAAGATCAGACCAGCAAAATGGAAATCACCACAAATACTAAAATTAAACATTCTAAAGCTCTCTTACCCTTGATTAAGCAGTTGTTTACCACAGTTGCTTGGGAAGTGAGTGACCTGGATAGGGTGGTTGTTACTCGGGGGCCGGGTTCCTATACGGGACTTCGGATCGGGGTGACTACTGCCAAAACTTTGGCTTGGACCTTAAATATTCCACTTTATTCAGTGACCAGTTTAGCAGCCATTGCTGCTAATGCCGCAGAAGAGGATGGCATCATTTGTCCTCTGATTAATGCTAGACGCCAAACTGTTTTTGCTATGGCTTATGATAGTAATGGAGAGGAAGTAGAAGGTCTAACTATGGGGCATTACCGGCTAGCAGACTGGCTAGACCAGTTAAAGGCAGCTTGTCCCGACCAAAGCTTGTATTTTATCAGTTCGGATATTGACCAATTTGAGGAACTAATTAAAGAACACTTGGGAGACCAAGCTAAGTTATTACCGGCAGAAAAAGGGGTTATCCACGCTCCCTTACTGGCTAAGCTAGAACTAGAGGAAGAAGATGTCGCCACTTTCTTACCAGAGTATGCTAAATTAGCGGAAGCCGAAGAGCGTTGGGAGGAGAAACACCCCGAAGAAGCGGCAGCAAACCGAGGCCATTATGTGGAAAGAATGCTTTGA
- the cas6e gene encoding type I-E CRISPR-associated protein Cas6/Cse3/CasE, producing the protein MYMSRVAIDTNNPRKMKSLNHLGAYHNWVESSFPKEFVDQVRTRKLWRIDKVNGQEYLLIVSPNKPDQDALEKYGVNGSAQVADYSSFLDSLEEGMEAQFRVRLNPVVSKSQAGKKRGRVVPLYGDESQLNFLLDRDKKNGFEINPATLCIVEKGFEPVKKRNEATIRLSSATYEGVLKITDFEQFKQTLKEGFGRKKAYGFGLMTIIPMR; encoded by the coding sequence GTGTATATGTCTCGCGTAGCTATTGATACTAATAACCCAAGGAAAATGAAGTCCTTAAATCATCTTGGAGCCTACCATAACTGGGTAGAAAGTAGTTTTCCTAAGGAGTTTGTCGACCAAGTTCGTACACGAAAATTGTGGCGTATTGATAAAGTCAATGGCCAAGAATATTTATTGATCGTAAGTCCCAATAAGCCGGATCAAGACGCATTGGAGAAATATGGTGTAAATGGAAGTGCTCAAGTAGCTGATTATAGTTCTTTTCTAGATAGTTTGGAAGAAGGAATGGAGGCGCAATTTCGCGTACGGTTAAATCCAGTTGTTTCCAAATCTCAAGCAGGTAAGAAAAGGGGGCGTGTAGTTCCTCTATATGGCGATGAATCTCAATTGAACTTTTTGTTAGATAGAGATAAAAAGAACGGTTTTGAAATTAATCCGGCGACACTTTGTATCGTAGAAAAAGGTTTCGAACCAGTAAAGAAACGAAATGAAGCTACTATAAGGCTTAGTTCTGCTACCTATGAAGGTGTATTAAAGATTACTGACTTTGAGCAATTTAAGCAAACTCTAAAGGAAGGTTTTGGTCGTAAGAAGGCCTATGGTTTTGGCTTAATGACAATTATTCCCATGAGGTGA
- the cas1e gene encoding type I-E CRISPR-associated endonuclease Cas1e: MTKQSGAKKTNLTELPRIGDRVSFIYIEHAKINRIDSAITVVDSRGTVRIPAAMIGVLLLGPGTDISHRAVELIGDAGTSLVWVGEYGVRYYAHGRSLAHSTRFLEKQAKLVSNRRSRLAVARKMYQMRFPNEDVSSFTMQQLRGREGARVRKIYRQEAKRWQVEWTRRDYDPDHYEEGTPVNQALSAANVSLYGVVHSVITALGLSPGLGFVHTGHDKSFVYDIADLYKSEITIPIAFQIASEFNNDDEIGRIARLRVRDAMVDGKLMKRIVKDVQYLLEVNPDEELDIDVINLWDDRQGLVKYGINYQDYDGED; this comes from the coding sequence ATGACTAAACAGAGTGGTGCCAAGAAAACTAATCTTACAGAGTTACCTCGGATAGGGGATCGGGTCTCCTTTATTTATATTGAACACGCTAAGATAAATCGCATAGATAGTGCCATTACCGTAGTGGATAGCAGAGGGACGGTACGGATTCCTGCTGCTATGATAGGGGTTCTTTTATTAGGTCCAGGAACAGATATTAGTCATCGGGCAGTGGAACTGATTGGTGATGCCGGTACAAGCCTGGTATGGGTAGGGGAATATGGTGTGCGTTATTATGCACATGGAAGATCTTTGGCTCATTCGACTCGTTTTCTAGAAAAACAGGCAAAATTAGTTTCGAATCGTCGGTCGCGATTAGCAGTTGCTCGTAAAATGTACCAAATGCGTTTTCCTAATGAGGATGTCTCCTCATTTACCATGCAGCAATTACGGGGAAGAGAAGGAGCACGAGTTAGAAAAATTTACCGCCAAGAAGCAAAAAGGTGGCAAGTTGAATGGACTAGACGGGACTATGATCCAGATCATTATGAAGAGGGAACACCAGTAAATCAAGCTTTATCTGCTGCTAATGTTTCTCTCTATGGTGTAGTTCACAGCGTTATTACAGCCTTAGGTCTATCTCCTGGACTAGGATTTGTTCATACAGGTCATGATAAATCATTTGTGTATGATATTGCGGATTTATATAAGTCGGAAATCACTATTCCTATTGCTTTTCAAATAGCATCAGAGTTTAATAATGATGACGAGATAGGGAGAATTGCTCGATTAAGAGTTCGAGATGCTATGGTGGATGGGAAGCTTATGAAGCGAATTGTTAAGGATGTTCAATATTTATTAGAAGTCAATCCCGATGAAGAGTTAGACATAGATGTTATTAATCTTTGGGATGACCGGCAAGGTTTGGTTAAATATGGAATTAATTACCAAGATTATGATGGAGAGGATTAG